From Cryobacterium sp. GrIS_2_6:
TCGGTGATGGCGATGCTGACTGTTGTGCCAACGGCCGCCTGGGCGTTCGCGTAACCGAGGTTGTCGAGGTAGGTCGTCGGCAATAGGAGCTGGTCGCTCGAACTGCTGTTGTCGAGCTGCGCCCCCGCGGCCAGGTCTGCCGTCGTGATGGTCCCGGTCTGGCTGACCGTGAGCTCGAACTTTCCGTTTCCGGCATATTCAACGTAGTCCGGCGAAACCCGCACGGCGGGGTCGACGCTCAGGATGCCTGCAGTCGCCTTGATCTTCGCGAGGTCTGCCGTGGTCAGGGCCTGGATGGTCGATCCGGGGCGGGACCCGTTGCCGAGGCTCACGGTCGTGGACTTGCTCGGGTCGTAGGCGGCCGGTCCGTCGCTGGCCGTGGCCGTCGCATCCGCTGCCTTGGTAATGGTGAGCACGTCGGCGGCGCCGATCGCCGAAACCTGTCCGTTGATGTAGGCGGTCACGCCGGTGCCGATGCCGCTCGTGATCGTGAGCGTGAAGGCTCCGATGAAGATGGCGACGACGGTGAGACCGGTGCGGAGCTTGTTGCGGAAACTGTTCTGGATGGCGGAGCGGATGATGTCGAGGAACTTCACGAGTGGGCCCCGCCTCTCTTGTGAGTTCCCGTGGGGGAGCCGGCGGTCTCTTCGAGGCCGTCGCGGATGAAGATCTGGCGGTCGCAGCGGGCTGCGAGCTCTGTGTCGTGGGTCACGATGATGAGCGTGATGCCGTTCGCCTTGTTGAGCTTGAAGAGGATGTCTTCCACGACCGTTCCGGTGGCGGAGTCGAGGTTTCCGGTGGGCTCGTCGGCGAAGATGACCTTGGGGTTGTTCACGAGCGCGCGCGCGATGACCGCGCGCTGCTTCTGGCCGCCGGAGAGGTTCTTCGCCTTGTTCTTGGCCTTGTCGGCCAGTTCGAGCTGTTCCAGTGCGGCCATGCCGCGGGCCTTGCGTTCCTTGGCCCCGACGCCGGCGATCGTGAGGGGGAGGACGACGTTTTCCAGCACAGTCGCATTCGCGGTGAGGAAGAACTGCTGGAAAACGAAACCGAAGTCCTGGTTGCGGAGCCGGTTGAGTTCCTTCGCCTTCAGTTTCTTTGCGTCTGTGCCTTCGACAAGGAGAACGCCGGAGTCTGGATCGTCGAGGAGCGCGAGAAGGTGCATGAGCGTCGACTTGCCCGAGCCGCTCTTCCCGACGATGGCAACGGACTCGCCGGCCTGGATGTCGAGGGAAACGCCCTTGAGCGCATCAAAGCGGTTGGCTCCACTCCCATAGGACTTGCCTATGACCTGCGCGGACAGGACGGGAACACTCATGCGGGCTTTCCTTCGTTGGGTGACTGGAGCGCTTCACTCGACCCGCGGAAGCCGTCATGGCCGGCGGATGCTGGCGATAGCAGTGCGCAGACAATAAATTTACAGTAGCTGCATATTCACGGCACTCGCTGGGAGACGACTGGGAACCAGCCGACATTGATATCCCAGTCATCCCAGCGTACGACGTGCATTCCGGGTGTCACGCCAGCGGATGTCGGCCGACCCGGTTCAGAGGTCGAGGGACTCGTTCGGTTCGAGGGCGAAGAACTCGCCGTCGACCCGTTCGGTCGCCGCGGTGATGCGCAGATTGGAGAGGTCCTTGCCTGCGCGCGACAGCAGCATTTCGTGGGTCGGGAAGGTGCGGCGCGGCTTCACGGCGAGCACGTAGTCGATCACTTCACTGATCTTCAACCAGGGCGCGCCGGCCGGAACGGCGAGCGTGTCGACATCCACCCCTGCCGGGACCGTGAAGGAATCGCCGGCGTAGTACAACCTGTCGTTGACGAGCACGCCGACGTTGTCGATCACGGGGATCGAGGAGTGGATGACGGCGTGGGTGCGCCCGAAGAAGCGCAGGGCGAACTCGCCGACCGTCACGGTGTCGCCGTCGTGGACGACTTCGACGGGGTATCCCGATGCCGCTGCTACGACCCCCGCCGGTCCGAAGATCCGCACGTCGGGGCTGAACGCGATGATGCGTTCGAGCTGTTCGGGGGTCCAGTGGTCCGGGTGCTCGTGGGTGATGACGATGGCATCCGCCCGTGCCGTGTCGGTCAATGCCGTCGTGTAGGAACCAGGATCGATGTAGAGCTTGCGTCCCGCTACCTCGACGATCAGGGCCGCGTGCTCGAGCTTGGTCAGTTTCATTTCGGGTCCGTTCTGTCGGGTGTCTGGACCGAGCTAATACCCAGATGACCGGGTGATGCAAGCCGACGACGTGCCGTGTCGTCCGCTCGGTTTGGAGCGGACCCGATCCGTGTGGCATACTCGGTAAGTTGCAAAAACGGCCCCATCGTTTAGCGGCCTAGGACATCGCCCTCTCACGGCGGTAACGCGGGTTCGAATCCCGCTGGGGTCACAATTGCCCGGTTCCCTTGAAGATCGAGGGAACCGGGCTTTCTAGTTTAAGAGTTTGGCGGCGCTGACGATATTCGTTTTCGTCGATTTCACCCTGCGCAGTGCGTTCGTGCGGAATCGTCTGGGCCGAGCTCGGTCCAGAGGCCTTGTCCCCGGGGCGACGGTCGCCGCGGAAAGGCCCTAGACGACGAACCCCAGGGCGACGATTCCTCCGACGGTGAACATTCATGCAACGGTCATCCACCGTGCAGTGCAGCGCATTCCGACATAACCCCTCATGCGGTGCTGGCTTCCTTTTGACGGGCAATCGTGGGATCGGTGTGCTCCCGATCGCGTTGGGTCAGGACATTTTGCCGGGACCGTCAAGACCTCCGGTGCAGGGCGAACCCGGTTCCGGAGCGGTTGTGGCCCCGCGGTACGTGGCAATGAATGCTGCGAGCCGGGGGTCGGACGGGTCGCTGATGTCGAGCCGCGCGCCCCAAGCCGATGCGACGATCGACGACGGGAGACCGGCGAACGGAGACAGGATCGCGTATGTGGAGGGGATCTCCTTGCGCAGAGCTGCGAGCTGATCGCCCGTCACTGTTGAAGCGTCGTAGGTGACCCACACGGCTCCGTGCTCGAGCGAGTGCACTGCATTTTCGTTGGGGACGTTCTCGGAATATACGCCACAGTTCAGGAGCGTGACGGAGTGGTCTCCGCCTACCGGTGGCAGCGGATTGTATTTCACCGTTCCGGTGACGTGCTGGGAGGTCTGGTTCGGGAAGGTTTGTACGCCGTCAACGGATGTCGGTGCTGCCGCGTTCTTGGGGGCGCCGCTGGTTGTGACGACGAGGACGATGACGAGCCCGACGATCCCGGCGGCGGACCAGGCTGCGGCGCTTCCGATCTTTCGGTTCCGTTTCGCTCTTGATTGTTCGCGCTTCAGGGTGGCGACCTTTTCTGCCCGACGAACGGCTTGTTGCTGCTTGACTGTGGCCGGCGGGGCTTCGTGACCTCCGTCAGCTGAGTGGTCATCCGATTGTTGGGGAGTGTCTCGCGCCATGTCAGCCGTCCTTTGGGTCAACTGAAATATACCCGAGGGTGTCCTGTAGTGCTTTGAGTTCGGCTCGGGCGGCCAGAATCTCCCCCTGGATGTCCGTCGCCGGCTCAGCGCAGCATCCGGCATTACCTGGCGTGGTTCGGGTGCGCAACATGGGGCGCATGCAGAACCTCCACGTCAACGCCGCGGCCAGGACCGTCGCGGCGAGGGAGATCAGAATGGGGATCACGCGGTCGGTCCGGTGCCGGGGTGGCGTTCGTCGAATGCCGCGGCCTGTGGGCGGAGGGCGGCGACTTCGGCGCGGAGGCGGGCGAGTTCTTGCTCGGCGGGACCGTCGACGGTCTTGCCGTGGCCGTGGCCGTGGCCGCGTCCGCGCATCATGAACCACATCATCAGGCCCATGCCCACGGGGCAGATCAGGGCGGGGAGGATATAGAGGAATTGCTGCATGTCAGGATCCTTCTGGTTTGGTTGATTCGGCGGCTTTGATCATGGTGGTGAATTTCCGTCGGAGGGCGCGGGTGGACAGACGGCCGTGCGCGATCAGCCGGCCGTTGGCGACAAGCCCGGGGGTGAAGGCCAGGCGCTGCTCCCGGGCGATCGCACGGCCGGTGTCGCTGTTCACGTCGACCTCGTCGATCCGGAGGGGGAATTCGGCGGACAGTTCGGCAAGTGCTCGTTTTCCCGCGATACAGGACGGGCAGTCGCTTTGAGTGAGCAGGATCAGGGTGATCATGACGTCGTATCGGTCTTCAGGTCGAGGAGAAGCTGGTCGACGGGCACGAACATGGTGTACTTCGGAGCCCCGCCGTAGTCGGCGCGCCATTTGATCGTGCCGTCGGTGCCGACGAGGATGAAGCTGTGGCCATCGGTGCTGGTGCCCATCATTCCGAATTCGTTGGCCTGGTACTTTTTCGATGTGACCAGGTCGGGGTCGGACAGGACCGGGGTTTTCAGGCCCATGTCTGTGGTTTTCCGGGCGATTTGCTGGGCCGGGTCGGTTGTGATGGACACGACGGCGTCGATTCCCGCGGCCTGGAGCTTCGCGGCGTCCGTTTCCAGGCTGCTGATCTGCGTCCAGCATGGTTCGCAGGCCAGGCCCTCCTGGAAGAAGAGCAACACGTTCTTCCCGGAGTAGTCGGCCAGGGACACCTGTCCGCCGGAGTTGTCGGCGAGGGTGAAGCCTGGTGCGACCTGACCGATTCCGGGGGTTCCGACGTCGTACGTGGACTGCGTCGTCGTGCCGGCGGCTGCCGTCTTTGGGGTGTTGGCGCTGGCGAAGACGCTGTAGAGGCCGGCGAGGACGATGCCGGCGATCAGGAGCCCGGTGATCCAGCCGAACCAGCCGGGGCGGCGTGATCGGGTGGCCGGTGACTCTTGGGTGCTCTTGGGAGCGGAACTCATTTGGTGGCTTCCTGTCCTGAGGGTGTGGAGGTTTCGGAGGCGGCATCAGTGCAGCACGAGGAGTTGGTGTCGGAGGAAGGGGGCGGGTCGGTGGTTGCCGCAGTGATTGGGTCGTGAGGCGTCGATTCCGTGTGGCCGGTGGCGCGCCAGACGAAGTAGCCGGCTCCGGCAACCAGCGCGATCGCGACGGCCCAGCCGGGAAGCCAGGCGAGGGCCTTGGTCGCGACGGAGACACTGTGTTGCAGGTCAGCGCCGAACTGGGCGAGCCAGCTGCCGGAGGTCATGCCGGGTCCGACGGCGGCCTGGATATACGTGAGGATGGCCATCACGATCAGTAGGACGGCGGAGGCGAAGCTGCCGACGGCGAGGCTGCGACGGAACCTGCCCAGGCGCAGGGTGATCTGGCGTCCCTGAAGCCACTTGCTTGAGCCCCAGTCCCTACGGTCCCAGACCAGCGCCAGGACGGCGAGGGGGGCGACCATTCCGGCCACATAGGTGAGGCCAACGGCCAGGGCCGCGGGGAACGAGGCCGTTGCGCCCGAGAGAACCGCTACGCCGATCAGCACCGGAGCGCAGCAGGAGCTCGCCGCACCGGAGAACACTCCGAGTCCGTAGACGGAGGCGAGGCCGTGACCGGCGGGAACGCGGCGGGCGAGCATGGGAAGCTGCAGCTTCCAGCCGAACAGCATCGCAATACCACCAATCAGCATCGCCGTCGCGGCGATAGTGAAGACGATCGCGTGCTGGCCGGAGATCAGGCCGATCAAGGCCGTAGCGCCCAACCCGATCGGCACGATGATCGTGGCGACCCCGGCAGCGAAGACCAGGGTCGCTCCCACGATGCCGGAACGCCGGCGCATTCCCGATGCCAGGTAGGCGGGTAACATCACCGACACGCAACAGGGCGCGAGCAGGGCAACCAGGCCACCGAGGAAGGCGGCGAGCAGAGTGCCGCCGAACAGTAGATTTTCCATATATTCGTCGCCTTCACCCGGGCCGCGTCATGCGCGGACATTCACCTATCCTCCTAAGGAGATTAGGTGAAAGTGACGCAGTTGTCTAGCTGGCGTGCCGAAGCTGAAAGTCAGCTGGAGAAGCGACCCTCGTCCATGCTGTCGACGGCACACGGGGCATGCGCAGCAGGCGCAGGCGAAGGCGCGCTTCCGGAAGTCGGAGAAAGGGAGGCCGACAGGCTGGTTGCCGGCTCGGCGGGGCACAAAGCGTGATCCGCGCTTGTGATGGCCGGCCAGCCAAGGGCGAGTCCGGGCGCGATCAGTAGGAGCGCGATCGCGACCGATACGGCGCACGCGGGGAAGAGGCCCACGGATTGGCGTGGAGGGAGGAGCCGGCGGACGCGGGCCGCAGCCCCGGTCCCACCGGCTCCGAGAGCGACGGCCGGAACTGCGTGCGGCGGCACGGCAACGACGGCCAGGAGCGCGGCCGCGATCGTGAGACGGTGAGTTCGTGCAGCCGCGACGTCATCGGCACGAAGTTCGATCAGACGCGCGGTTTCTCGCGCCGCCAAACGGAAAGGCGGGAGCCCGTGAAAGGCCTGGGACAGTGCCACGGAGAAGGCCACGGCAAGGTCATGCCGCTCAGCGAGGTGTGCGCGCTCATGGGCCAAAACCGCGATGAGCTCCTCGTCCGTCAAGGCATGCAGTGCGGCCGTTGTGACGACGGTCCGCCGGTGGATTCCCGGCATGCAGTAAACCGCCGCTTCCGCCGAGTCGAGGATAACGATGTCGCGATCGATATCCGGGCGACCAACCATGTCCAGAACCCGACGATGTGCATTGCGCTCCCGTGACATCCGGGCACCCGTTGAGGCCAGGCCCCAGAAAGAGCGAGTGACAACAGCCCCGGCCAGCAGAGCCCCGCCGATCCCGACGGCGGCTCCGATCGGTGTCGAATACTGCTGCTGCAACGCCATCGCGCAGGCCTGCAGGACTTCGATGATGCCCTTCCCGCCGAGGCCGGCGATCGGAATCGCAAACGACAGTCCGGCGAGGGCCAGTGAGCCCACGACCGCGACCGTCAGGGCCTGCCACGTCGCGATTGCAAGCCGGGGCGCTCGATCGACCCAATTCGACCGCAGCAGGAGCGGGGGTACGGCAACGGACAGTGCGATCGCGTACAGGGCCAACGAGAGTGCGACGATCACGACTTCGACTCGTTGTCCTGCGCGGCAACGAGTAGGCGGCGGAGTTCGGCCGCCTCGCCGTCGGGCATTTCGTCGACAAAACCCACGAGCGCTGCAGCCCGGTCGTCGGCGAAGGACAGCGCCTCGCGGATGAGTCCGGACACGTAGTCCTCCCGGGTGGCGGCGGGACCATAGCGGAATGCGCGGCCGTCCCGTTCCTTGCTGAGCCAGCCTTTGCGATTGAGGATCTCGGTGACCGTTTGCACGGTGTTGTATGCGAGCCCACGATTGAGCCTGTCGAGGATCTCGCGCACCAGCAATGGATTCTCGGCTTGCCAGACCTCGTTCATGATCGCGTTTTCCAGATCACCGAACTTCGCCACGGTCGAGCCCCTTCACAATTGGTGTGCCTCGCGAACTGACCGGAAAGGGAGTTCACCTCAATCCTAGTCACCTAAGGGAATTAGGCGCAGCGGGCCGCGGAACGCCGATGACGCTCCGCGGCCTGCCTTCGGGCCGGCTACAGGGTGGCGAGGATGTCCTGCATCTGCTTGATCTGCGCCGTCTGGTCGGCGATGATCTTCGTCGCGAGCGCCTGTGCGTCCGGGTTCTGCCCGTCCTTGAGCTCGACATTGGCCATGTGGATCGCGCCCTGGTGGTGCTGGATCATCTGCTGGAGGAAGAGCTTGTCGGCGGCCGGCCCGGTCGCGGCGTCCAGCGCGGCCATGTCCCCACCGGTCATAGAACCGGAGCCCATGTCCATTCCGGGCATGTTGGTTGCGGTCGCACCCCACGCCGTGACCCAGGAGTTCATCATCGTGATCTCCGGCCCCTGGGCCGCCTTGATCTGCTCGGCAAGCGCGGTGACGCGAGGATCGACCCCGGTCTTGTCGAGCATGGTCTGGGCCATGGTGATCGCCTGCTGGTGGTGCTCGACCATCGGCATGGCGAACGATACGTCGGAATCGTTGAACACCGCCGTCGATGCGGCGGGGGTGGATGAAGCGGATGCACTGGCGCTGCCGGCCGTGGTGGCGCCGGCCGAGCATGCGGACAGGGCGATGGCTGCGGCTAGTGCGGTGGCGGCCAGGAGGGGAATGCGAAGGGAAATCATGGGAGTCCAATCTGTCAGACAGGGGGTGTGAATCTGGTCCACGGGGGAGATCCAACGGTGAGGAACGTGCTCGCGGGCGGAGCAAGTCACGGAAAGGTCGGGAACGAGGAGCGTGCGCCCGTGCCGAGTGGAAGCGCGCTGCTGGTCGTTGATCAGACGCGGCTGATTGAGAGGACTGTCAGCGAGGGTGGTCGCTGTAGAGGCAGGCGCCGCGCCACAGCGGGGACTGCGCGCTCAGCAGAGCGGTCAACAACGATCGGAATTGCGTGTTGGGCTACAGAATTGGGGGAGTGCGCGATGGGGCCGGCAGTACAAGCGGACCCTGTCATGAGGCAATCGGCGGTGCACATGCCGAGGCACGTCGACGGCAGGTCCGACGTCCCGTGGAAAGAGGCAGAGGTCGAATCGAGTTCAGAGTCCTCGGTGCTTGGGGCTGATGGGTCCGAATGCGCAGCAAGCATGGCGTGGGAATGCGGTGAGGCTTCGGATTCAGCTGCCATTCCCGCATGCATCGCTACCAAGCCGAAGACGACAGCTGCAAGCGAGAGGATTCCGAAGAGCGCACGGCGCAGTCGCGCGGCCGTGAATGCGCGCACACTTGCCTGGGCTTCCACCACGGTGTCCCCCTTCTTCCCGTCGCCTGCTTCCCGTCGCAGTTCAGACGTGGTAATCCTCACACTGTAGCCAACGGATGCTCCCCGTGACCTGAGAGAGCCGACCGAATTCCCCGAAGAAGCGCCCAGCTCCGCAACGCGGAGTGAAGCGTCCCGTTGCTTCATCGAGGTGGTCGTACGAACAAGGATACCCTTAGGGGGTATATGATCGTGGGTATCGGCAGCCGGGGACATCGTGAACCAGCGCCGAGCAGTATCTATGTTTCAGAGAGGATCGTTCGAATGAGCCAGTCGACCGAAACCACGATCATGCAAGTACGGGGCGTGGGGTGGGCGTCATCCAAAGCCGTCGCCGATGCGGTCCTGTCTCGACGCCCAGGCGTGCTGGGCGTTGACACGAACGTCGTCGCGCAGACGGCGACAATCACTTTCGACCCAGGGCAGACCTCGGTCGATGACCTCGCCCGGTGGGTGCGCGAGTGCGGATACCACTGCGATGGGAAGTCCGTACCCGATCACATCTGCGACCCGCTGGCCGCCAGCAGTGCCGCCAGGGACCATGCCGCGGGCCATGCGGCTCCGGCGGTCACGGTGCCTGTACAGCCCAGCGCGACATCAGAAGAAACTCAGCAACCCTCGGTCGCCCACACCGCGCATGCGGCGCCCCCGACCAGGACGATGCAGGACGCCATGGGGCACGGCGGCGGCCGTGGCACCATGACGATGGGGACCATGATCCGGGATATGCGCAACAGGTTCCTGGTGGCCGCGATCCTGTCCGTGCCGATCACGCTGTTGTCGCCGATCGGGCGAGACGTGATCGGTTTTTCCTTGCCGGCTCCCTTCGGGCTCCGTGACGACGTTGCGGCCTTGATCCTTTCATTGCCGGTGATCTTCTACTCCGCATGGATCTTCTTCGACGGCGCCTACCGGGCGCTGCGGGCGAGAACGCTCGACATGATGGTGCTCGTGGCCGTCGGCGTCGGAGCGGGCTGGCTCTACAGCGTCGTGGTCACCCTCACCGGCGGCGGCGATGTCTTCTACGAGGCGGCGACGGTGCTGGCGAGCTTCGTGTTGCTGGGGCACTGGGTAGAGATGCGCGCGCGGGGCGGCGCGAACGACGCCGTCCGCACCCTGCTCGAATTGGCCCCTTCGCAGGCCTTCGTGATCCGCGACGGCGAACCCGTTGAAATTCCCACGGCAGACGTTGTTCCAGGCGACCTGATGCTCGTGCGCCCGGGATCCAAGGTCCCCACCGACGGCACGGTCGAGTCCGGCGACT
This genomic window contains:
- a CDS encoding ABC transporter ATP-binding protein — protein: MSVPVLSAQVIGKSYGSGANRFDALKGVSLDIQAGESVAIVGKSGSGKSTLMHLLALLDDPDSGVLLVEGTDAKKLKAKELNRLRNQDFGFVFQQFFLTANATVLENVVLPLTIAGVGAKERKARGMAALEQLELADKAKNKAKNLSGGQKQRAVIARALVNNPKVIFADEPTGNLDSATGTVVEDILFKLNKANGITLIIVTHDTELAARCDRQIFIRDGLEETAGSPTGTHKRGGAHS
- a CDS encoding MBL fold metallo-hydrolase, with translation MKLTKLEHAALIVEVAGRKLYIDPGSYTTALTDTARADAIVITHEHPDHWTPEQLERIIAFSPDVRIFGPAGVVAAASGYPVEVVHDGDTVTVGEFALRFFGRTHAVIHSSIPVIDNVGVLVNDRLYYAGDSFTVPAGVDVDTLAVPAGAPWLKISEVIDYVLAVKPRRTFPTHEMLLSRAGKDLSNLRITAATERVDGEFFALEPNESLDL
- a CDS encoding DUF3105 domain-containing protein codes for the protein MARDTPQQSDDHSADGGHEAPPATVKQQQAVRRAEKVATLKREQSRAKRNRKIGSAAAWSAAGIVGLVIVLVVTTSGAPKNAAAPTSVDGVQTFPNQTSQHVTGTVKYNPLPPVGGDHSVTLLNCGVYSENVPNENAVHSLEHGAVWVTYDASTVTGDQLAALRKEIPSTYAILSPFAGLPSSIVASAWGARLDISDPSDPRLAAFIATYRGATTAPEPGSPCTGGLDGPGKMS
- a CDS encoding peroxiredoxin family protein; the encoded protein is MSSAPKSTQESPATRSRRPGWFGWITGLLIAGIVLAGLYSVFASANTPKTAAAGTTTQSTYDVGTPGIGQVAPGFTLADNSGGQVSLADYSGKNVLLFFQEGLACEPCWTQISSLETDAAKLQAAGIDAVVSITTDPAQQIARKTTDMGLKTPVLSDPDLVTSKKYQANEFGMMGTSTDGHSFILVGTDGTIKWRADYGGAPKYTMFVPVDQLLLDLKTDTTS
- a CDS encoding cytochrome c biogenesis protein CcdA, translating into MENLLFGGTLLAAFLGGLVALLAPCCVSVMLPAYLASGMRRRSGIVGATLVFAAGVATIIVPIGLGATALIGLISGQHAIVFTIAATAMLIGGIAMLFGWKLQLPMLARRVPAGHGLASVYGLGVFSGAASSCCAPVLIGVAVLSGATASFPAALAVGLTYVAGMVAPLAVLALVWDRRDWGSSKWLQGRQITLRLGRFRRSLAVGSFASAVLLIVMAILTYIQAAVGPGMTSGSWLAQFGADLQHSVSVATKALAWLPGWAVAIALVAGAGYFVWRATGHTESTPHDPITAATTDPPPSSDTNSSCCTDAASETSTPSGQEATK
- a CDS encoding M48 family metalloprotease translates to MIVALSLALYAIALSVAVPPLLLRSNWVDRAPRLAIATWQALTVAVVGSLALAGLSFAIPIAGLGGKGIIEVLQACAMALQQQYSTPIGAAVGIGGALLAGAVVTRSFWGLASTGARMSRERNAHRRVLDMVGRPDIDRDIVILDSAEAAVYCMPGIHRRTVVTTAALHALTDEELIAVLAHERAHLAERHDLAVAFSVALSQAFHGLPPFRLAARETARLIELRADDVAAARTHRLTIAAALLAVVAVPPHAVPAVALGAGGTGAAARVRRLLPPRQSVGLFPACAVSVAIALLLIAPGLALGWPAITSADHALCPAEPATSLSASLSPTSGSAPSPAPAAHAPCAVDSMDEGRFSS
- a CDS encoding BlaI/MecI/CopY family transcriptional regulator — translated: MAKFGDLENAIMNEVWQAENPLLVREILDRLNRGLAYNTVQTVTEILNRKGWLSKERDGRAFRYGPAATREDYVSGLIREALSFADDRAAALVGFVDEMPDGEAAELRRLLVAAQDNESKS
- a CDS encoding DUF305 domain-containing protein, which codes for MISLRIPLLAATALAAAIALSACSAGATTAGSASASASSTPAASTAVFNDSDVSFAMPMVEHHQQAITMAQTMLDKTGVDPRVTALAEQIKAAQGPEITMMNSWVTAWGATATNMPGMDMGSGSMTGGDMAALDAATGPAADKLFLQQMIQHHQGAIHMANVELKDGQNPDAQALATKIIADQTAQIKQMQDILATL